In Fragaria vesca subsp. vesca linkage group LG1, FraVesHawaii_1.0, whole genome shotgun sequence, the sequence ATTCCTTACCTCTCTGCTGCTCCCTCCACAGACACCTTCGTCTTCGGAGGCTGCACGCAGGAGAAGTACGCCCCCAATTCCCCCTACGAGTCCAACATCAACTCCCTCCTCACCTCCCTCGTTAACTCAGCCACTTACTCCTCCTACAACAACTACACCGTTATGGGCTCCAGCCCCCAAGACGTTATCTACGGCCTCTACCAATGCCGCGGCGACCTCTCCATGCCCGACTGCGCCACCTGCGTCGCCCGTGCAGTCAGCCAAGTCGGCAGCTTCTGCCCCTACAACTCCGGCGGTGCCCTTCAGCTGCAGGGCTGCTACATCAAGTACGACAACACCAGCTTTCTCGGCGTCGAGGACAAGACGGTGGTGCTCAAGAAATGCGGTCCGTCTGTTGGGTACGACTCGGATGGAATGAGCCGGAGGGATTCGGTTTTGGCTGCTTTGGTTGGCTCCGGTGGACCTTACAGGGTGGGAGGCTCCGGGGACGTGCAGGGTTTGGCCCAGTGCGTCGGGGATCTGAGCTTCACAGAGTGTCAGGACTGTGTGACGGAGGCAATCGGACGGGTCAAGAGTGAGTGCGGCGGCGCCGTTTACGGTGATATGTTCTTGGCCAAGTGTTACGCCAGGTACTCAACTGCCGGTGCTCATTTCTACTCCAAGATGCATCATGGTACGTAATTATCCATTTTTACCCTAGTTAATTACTCCATTTGATTATCTTAGAATGAACGCCACCCAGTAACTTTTTCACTTTTGGACACACGAGGAATGTTTTTGTTATTCAACCATTAAAATTACACAAATTGTATCTAAGACATTTCATCGATTTCTCGTACAAATAGAAAGTCGTGTAAGTTTCATTTCTACAATGAATGAATTGCAGATAAATCTTACAGTGAGGGAGAGAAGACATTTGCAATTATCATTGGATTATTAGCAGGAGTTGCTCTGCTCATCATCTTTCTTACTTTCGTAAGGAAGGTGTTTGGGGGAAATGGTAAAGTCCTTTTCACTTGCATTTTTCTAATCTGCATTTATTTATAATAACAATAATATCTAATTAGCTATGATCTTTATAACCAGAAAGCAGATACCGTATATTCAGATATATATATGTTGACGAATTCCATTTGTTGTTACTTTTGATTTGCAGGTAAATAAATTATGAGTTTGAATTGCTGCAAATTAAAGTTGTTGGGTTGGTGATTTCTTCTTGTGGTTGCTTCCCTTTCTTTTTTCCTTCTTCGTTATGTCGACTTTTCCTCTCTCTCTAGCTTAATGTGTAGCCCTTTTAACATCTTGTGCTCAGTTACTTAATTTTATGTGTATCTCCTAAAGGGAGATTTATAGAAAAGGAGGAGCACTTACCAAAGTTAAAAGGGAGCTAGATAAAAGGAAGTTAAGATTCCCCTCCACCGGCTCCACTTAACAAAGTTGGGTTGTCCAATATGAAATTCATTTAGTTTGTAAAAGCCAAAAAAACGCAGATGATACTGATTATTATTGTGTACGTGATCTATAAAATTGCAAATTCATTGTGCATGTATTTATGTATGGTTTCTTGATGATTAATTTAAGTCTTGCCAACCTAACAAATTTGAACAAGCTAGTTTGGTGCACGTACGTGTTTTCTCAGAGTCGGTTGCGCCTCTCCACACTCATTTCCGGCCTAGCTCCGAGGCTTTCTGCCTCTCTTTTCCTTTTCTTTTTCTTACTCTGTTCGCTTTTCTTCTCTCCTTCCAGAGAGCTGGTCTCCATCTCGAACCCGCCCTTACAAGTTTATTTAAACCTCTGCCTTACCCATCGTCAGCTCGCCTAGCTTAGGTGCAGGATCGGCCGATGTTTCAGGGGCTCAAGGCGCTCTATTGAATGAGGCTCGTAACGCTTATATACATGTTCGTATTTTTGAATGGTTATTTAGTTTTAAGACTCGTTTAAGGAACTATCTAAAATTATATTGTGTAATAACTAATAAAGCAATTCGATAAAAATCAGAACTGAATAGTCTGCGCCTCTGCGGTCATGTACGTAATACAATACATCTTCAAGTACTCCCTTATTTTCTTATATGATTCTTCGGAAACTTATGGGTTTGGGGCAGCTGGCTACATACTTATAGCCGAATGAGAGTTTTCCATCCGCATCAGTTTTTTTAAATAGAGGAAAGATGATATTGAAGAACTCAGATACTCGATATTATATGACCCTCAAATTGTCCATTCTTCGCCATTATAGATATATGGATTTCTGAATATTGAAATTGAACTTAGATCTCTTCAATACGATTTAGCCATATTCATATGGAGGGAGTATGTCTGTGTGTGTGTATCTAAAGAAGTTTTTGATCTAACTCCATATAAAATGACATACCGACATACAAGTAGTACTCAAAAAAGTTGTTTATTTATTTTTTATCAAGATCACACGGTTTCTTCAAAGAATTTTTAGGTCCAGAGACTAATCCGTACCCGAAGATCAAGTCAGAACGTTTCCTCCTTTCTGGCCACCAAGAATAAATTGAGATTCAACTCCAATCAACAGCGGGTTTAGAACTTTGGGTATGAGGGTTCCACACCTAAACTCTTAACAACTTGACCACCTATGATGGTTAAAAAAAATTGGTTCATTTAACATTATTCATAAGTAAATCATAATGGAAGAGGAAAAAGCAAATGGAATTGTAGCAGCCATTGTTTCATCTCTCAGCTTGTATTAGTGTTGGTGTTAGTGGGTTGGATGAGACCTTTAATTTAAAGGCTAAAAGGCTAAAAGGATGCGAAGTTCAGTTTTTTTCTTCTACCTTGGAGAATACGTTGATGACATTTTTTCACTTACAAGTGCTATAACTTTACTTTTTACCGCACTCATTGGGAAGGTATTATATGAATTATGATGTACAAGGTCACAATGATGATACATTACATTAGAGAAGTTTACAGGTAGAAGCATTGGAGTAAACGTTGTCTGCAACGGTGTTTCTTGGTCTTGTTTTCCCTTGAAGAGGAATCCAGGATACTCTTCTGCCTCCCACTCCCGCTCCTGCTCCCACGCCCGCTCATCCGGTTTTCATCTCTCCTGTCATTAAACAACTTTGTTATGGTAATCACCGAGAGATC encodes:
- the LOC101309592 gene encoding cysteine-rich repeat secretory protein 60-like; the encoded protein is MFLKPINAIIITSSSLLLVSFSTIFIVSLISSLCCIPYLSAAPSTDTFVFGGCTQEKYAPNSPYESNINSLLTSLVNSATYSSYNNYTVMGSSPQDVIYGLYQCRGDLSMPDCATCVARAVSQVGSFCPYNSGGALQLQGCYIKYDNTSFLGVEDKTVVLKKCGPSVGYDSDGMSRRDSVLAALVGSGGPYRVGGSGDVQGLAQCVGDLSFTECQDCVTEAIGRVKSECGGAVYGDMFLAKCYARYSTAGAHFYSKMHHDKSYSEGEKTFAIIIGLLAGVALLIIFLTFVRKVFGGNGK